The Manihot esculenta cultivar AM560-2 chromosome 1, M.esculenta_v8, whole genome shotgun sequence genome has a window encoding:
- the LOC110615321 gene encoding ATP-dependent helicase BRM isoform X1 has protein sequence MQSAGGGGPSRVGPAGRAASTSSAASPSSSSSAVSTPQLGFDSVQQQQQQQQMGSRQVLPHQLLRKPEGNETLLAYQASAFQGAMGGNSFASSSGSMQMPQQSRKFFDLAQYHGSSQDGQNRNQAAEQVVLNPAHQAYLQFACQQQKPALAMQAQQAAKMGILGPATSKDQDMRMGNLKMQEVMSMQAANQAQASSSKISSESFSRGEKLVEQAQQLASDQRNEQKPPSQAPVIGQLMPSNVIRHMQAPQAQQSIQNMANNQLAMAAQLQAMQAWALERNIDLSVPANANLMAQLIPLMQSRMAAQQKPCETSAGLQASSVPVSMSKHQVASPSVASESSPRANSSSDASGQSGPPKVRQNASSVPFIPSSSAGMVNSTNNPSGQQFAFHSRENQVPPRTGVVLGNGMSPMLPPQQSANVSQGADQTFPTKNALGSPENLQMQHLKQLNRSSLQPAGPSNDGGSSSHLPLQGGPAIQVAQPRVGFTKQQLHVLKAQILAFRRLKKGEGTLPQELLRAIAPPPLELQQQLLPSAGGGNQDRSGGKISEDQARHLESNEKNSLAIPSINGQNVAKDKAFAGDEKVTVSASHMPAATAVIREPTMSVAAGKEEQQTAMFSVKPDQEVERSVQITPVRRDLAADKGKTVTPQVPVTDAAQVKKPAQTSTPPQSKDAGSASARKYHGPLFDFPFFTRKHDSIGSSGMINTNNNLTLAYDVKDLLFEEGMEVLNKKRSENLKKINGLLAINLERKRIRPDLVLRLQIEEKKLKLLDLQARLRDEVDQQQQEIMAMPDRPYRKFVRLCERQRMEQARQVQASQKAMRDKQLKSIIQWRKKLLEAHWAIRDARTARNRGVAKYHEKMLREFSKRKDDDRNKRMEALKNNDVERYREMLLEQQTSIEGDAAERYAVLSSFLTQTEEYLHKLGSKITAAKNQQEVEEAANAAAAAARLQGLSDEEIRAAAACAGEEVMIRNRFMEMNAPRDGSSVSKYYHLAHAVNERVIRQPSMLRAGTLRDYQLVGLQWMLSLYNNKLNGILADEMGLGKTVQVMALIAYLMEFKGNYGPHLIIVPNAVLVNWKSELHNWLPSVSCIYYVGGKDQRSKLFSQEVSAMKFNVLVTTYEFIMYDRSKLSKVEWKYIIIDEAQRMKDRESVLARDLDRYRCQRRLLLTGTPLQNDLKELWSLLNLLLPEVFDNRKAFHDWFSKPFQKEGPAHDAEDDWLETEKKVIIIHRLHQILEPFMLRRRVEDVEGSLPPKVSIVLRCRMSAIQSAIYDWIKSTGTLRVDPEDEKRRVQKNPIYQPKVYKTLNNRCMELRKTCNHPLLNYPYFNDFSKDFLIRSCGKLWILDRILIKLQRTGHRVLLFSTMTKLLDILEEYLQWRRLVYRRIDGTTSLEDRESAIVDFNSYGSDCFIFLLSIRAAGRGLNLQSADTVIIYDPDPNPKNEEQAVARAHRIGQTREVKVIYMEAVVGKISSHQKEDELRTGGSLDLEDDLAGKDRYMGSIESLIRNNIQQYKIDMADEVINAGRFDQRTTHEERRMTLETLLHDEERYQETVHDVPSLQEVNRMIARSEDEVELFDQMDEELDWTEEMTSYDQVPKWLRASTRDVNAAIANLSKKPSKNILFASGMGMETNEMETERKRGRPKGKKFPNYKEVDDDNGEFSEASSDERNGYSANEEGDIPEFEDDESSGAVEAPPINKDQSEDDGPACDAGYEYSRASENTRNNQIVEQAGSAGSSSDNRRITRMVSPVSSQKFGSLSALDARPGSVRKLPDELEEGEIAVSGDSHMDHQQSGSWMHDRDEGEEEQVLQPKIKRKRSIRVRPRHTLEKTEEKSGIEAQRGDSGLLPFQMDHKYQSQLRTDAEMKTFGEPSASRHDQSDSSKGRRNFPSRRMANTSKVHASPKSSRLNIQSAPAEDAAELSRESWDGKVTTTNGNSLLGSKMSDIIHRRCKNVISKFQRRIDKEGQQIVPLLTALWKRTENSSYMSGAGNNLLDLRKIELRVDRLEYNGVMELVFDVQFMLKGTMQFYGFSHEVWLPFNKIKVRSEARKVHDLFFDILKIAFPDTDFREARNALSFSSTSSAPSPRQTTLGQGKRHRAINEVEPDNGTNLKQIQRGSIHTGDDTRVKVQLPKEIRHGSSREQGHPGDSPLHPGELVICKKKRKDRDKSMVKSRAGSSGPVSPPSMGRNITSPVPGSVSKDMRIAKQNSPQQRWANQPQLPNNGGISGGSGNVGWANPVKRLRTDAGKRRPSHL, from the exons ATGCAATCTGCTGGGGGCGGTGGGCCCAGCCGGGTGGGGCCGGCTGGGCGGGCGGCGTCCACGTCATCAGCAGCATCGCCATCATCGTCTTCCTCTGCAGTATCGACGCCGCAGTTAGGGTTCGACTCAGTACAGCAGCAGCAACAGCAGCAGCAAATGGGGTCTAGACAG GTGTTGCCACACCAATTACTTAGAAAACCTGAAGGCAATGAAACTCTCTTAGCTTATCAAGCTAGTGCTTTTCAAGGAGCAATGGGAGGAAACAGTTTTGCTTCATCTTCAGGTTCAATGCAAATGCCTCAACAGTCTAGAAAATTCTTTGATTTGGCTCAGTACCATGGTTCCTCCCAGGATGGCCAGAATAGGAATCAAGCTGCTGAACAAGTAGTTCTGAATCCAGCACATCAGGCGTATCTCCAGTTTGCTTGCCAGCAACAAAAGCCAGCTTTGGCAATGCAGGCACAGCAAGCAGCTAAGATGGGTATTTTGGGCCCTGCAACTAGCAAGGACCAGGACATGCGGATGGGAAATTTGAAAATGCAGGAAGTCATGTCCATGCAGGCTGCTAACCAAGCTCAGGCATCATCGTCCAAAATCTCATCTGAGAGCTTTTCTCGTGGTGAAAAGCTGGTGGAACAAGCACAACAACTAGCTTCTGATCAGAGGAATGAGCAAAAGCCTCCAAGCCAAGCCCCAGTTATTGGACAACTAATGCCTTCTAATGTTATAAGACACATGCAGGCACCTCAGGCACAGCAAAGCATCCAAAATATGGCAAACAATCAGCTTGCAATGGCTGCTCAGTTGCAAGCAATGCAGGCATGGGCACTTGAGAGAAACATTGATCTGTCAGTACCTGCAAATGCAAACTTGATGGCGCAGCTCATCCCACTCATGCAATCAAGAATGGCTGCACAGCAAAAGCCCTGTGAAACCAGTGCAGGTCTACAGGCATCATCTGTTCCCGTGTCAATGTCAAAGCATCAAGTTGCTTCTCCATCTGTTGCAAGTGAGAGTTCCCCACGCGCTAATTCTTCCAGCGATGCTTCTGGGCAGTCTGGCCCTCCTAAAGTGAGGCAGAATGCTTCATCTGTCCCGTTTATTCCAAGTTCCAGTGCAGGGATGGTCAACAGCACCAACAACCCTTCAGGGCAACAGTTTGCCTTTCACAGCAGAGAGAACCAAGTGCCTCCTAGAACTGGGGTTGTGCTTGGAAATGGAATGTCTCCCATGCTTCCACCTCAGCAATCTGCTAACGTGAGCCAAGGTGCAGATCAGACTTTTCCTACAAAAAATGCATTAGGGAGCCCAGAAAATTTACAAATGCAGCATCTCAAGCAATTGAATCGATCTTCTCTGCAACCTGCTGGTCCTTCTAATGATGGAGGATCAAGCAGCCACTTGCCATTGCAGGGTGGGCCTGCTATCCAGGTGGCACAACCGCGCGTTGGGTTCACTAAACAACAATTACATGTCCTTAAAGCACAAATACTTGCATTTAGGCGACTGAAG AAAGGGGAAGGTACACTTCCTCAAGAGCTTCTTCGAGCTATTGCTCCTCCACCTCTTGAGTTGCAGCAGCAATTACTTCCTTCTGCAGGTGGAGGCAATCAGGATAGATCTGGTGGGAAAATTTCTGAGGATCAAGCGAGGCATTTGGAATCCAATGAGAAGAACTCTCTGGCAATACCATCTATTAATGGACAGAATGTTGCAAAAGATAAAGCTTTTGCAGGAGATGAGAAAGTAACTGTCTCTGCAAGTCATATGCCAGCAGCAACTGCTGTAATAAGGGAACCCACAATGTCAGTGGCTGCTGGAAAAGAAGAGCAGCAAACTGCTATGTTTTCTGTTAAGCCAGACCAGGAGGTGGAACGAAGTGTTCAAATAACACCTGTTAGAAGAGATCTTGCAGCAGACAAGGGAAAAACAGTTACACCACAGGTTCCTGTAACTGATGCAGCACAAGTGAAGAAACCTGCACAAACAAGTACTCCACCCCAGTCAAAAGATGCTGGCTCTGCCAGTGCCAGAAAGTATCATGGACCATTGTTTGATTTTCCCTTTTTTACTAGGAAGCATGATTCCATTGGGTCATCAGGGATGATCAACACTAACAATAATCTAACATTGGCATATGATGTCAAAGATCTgctttttgaggaaggtatggaaGTGCTTAACAAGAAGAGGTCAGAAAATCTGAAGAAAATCAATGGTTTACTGGCAATAAATTTAGAGAGGAAAAGGATTAGACCGGATCTTGTGTTAAGGTtacaaattgaagaaaaaaagcTTAAGCTTCTAGATTTACAGGCACGCCTAAGAGATGAAGTAGATCAGCAGCAGCAGGAGATAATGGCAATGCCTGACAGGCCATATCGGAAGTTTGTTCGGTTATGTGAGCGCCAACGGATGGAACAAGCAAGACAAGTACAGGCCTCTCAAAAGGCCATGAGAGATAAACAATTGAAGTCTATCATACAGTGGCGCAAGAAACTTCTTGAGGCCCATTGGGCCATCCGTGATGCTCGAACTGCCCGCAACAGAGGAGTTGCCAAATACCATGAGAAAATGTTGAGAGAATTTTCTAAGAGAAAGGATGACGATAGGAATAAAAGGATGGAGGCATTAAAGAACAATGATGTTGAACGGTATCGGGAAATGTTGCTGGAGCAGCAGACTAGCATAGAAGGTGACGCTGCTGAGAGATATGCTGTTCTCTCATCGTTCTTGACTCAGACAGAAGAATATCTTCATAAACTGGGAAGTAAAATAACAGCTGCCAAGAATCAACAGGAAGTAGAGGAGGCTGCAAATGCTGCAGCTGCAGCTGCAAGACTACAG GGTTTGTCTGACGAAGAAATAAGGGCAGCGGCAGCATGTGCTGGGGAGGAAGTCATGATAAGAAACCGATTTATGGAAATGAATGCACCCAGGGATGGTTCATCTGTTAGCAA GTATTACCATCTTGCTCATGCTGTCAATGAGAGGGTCATAAGGCAGCCCTCCATGCTACGAGCTGGAACACTACGAGACTATCAGCTT GTAGGGTTGCAGTGGATGCTTTCTTTGTATAACAACAAACTAAATGGAATCCTGGCAGATGAGATGGGTCTTGGAAAAACTGTTCAG GTGATGGCACTGATTGCTTATCTGATGGAATTTAAAGGAAACTATGGTCCACATCTTATAATTGTCCCAAATGCTGTGTTGGTCAATTGGAAG AGTGAGTTGCATAACTGGCTTCCATCTGTATCATGCATTTATTATGTTGGTGGAAAAGATCAACGGTCAAAATTGTTTTCCCAA GAGGTTTCTGCCATGAAATTTAATGTTCTTGTGACAACTTATGAATTCATCATGTATGATCGATCAAAACTTTCAAAAGTGGAATGGAAGTATATCATTATTGATGAAGCACAGAGAATGAAGGACAGGGAATCAGTTTTAGCCCGTGATCTTGACAGATATCGCTGCCAGAGGCGCTTACTTCTCACAGGGACACCGTTGCAG AATGATTTGAAAGAACTTTGGTCACTTCTAAATCTACTTCTACCTGAGGTTTTTGATAATCGGAAAGCATTTCATGATTGGTTCTCAAAACCCTTTCAAAAGGAAGGTCCTGCGCATGATGCAGAGGATGACTGGCTTGAAACTGAAAAGAAGGTTATCATCATTCATCGCCTTCATCAAATTTTGGAGCCGTTTATGCTTAGACGTCGTGTTGAAGATGTGGAGGGTTCTCTTCCACCCAAG GTTTCAATTGTTTTGAGATGTAGAATGTCTGCTATTCAAAGTGCCATTTACGATTGGATCAAATCCACTGGTACTCTTCGAGTTGATCCCGAAGATGAGAAGCGTAGAGTCCAAAAAAATCCTATATACCAGCCTAAGGTGTACAAAACATTAAATAACAGATGTATGGAACTACGGAAGACCTGCAATCATCCTTTGCTCAATTACCCTTATTTTAATGACTTTTCCAAGGATTTCCTTATTAGATCTTGTGGGAAGTTGTGGATTCTGGATAGGATCCTAATAAAACTTCAAAGGACAGGGCATCGAGTACTACTTTTTAGTACAATGACCAAGCTCCTTGATATATTGGAGGAATACTTGCAATGGCGAAGGCTGGTGTACAGAAGGATCGATGGTACAACAAGCCTGGAAGATCGAGAATCAGCTATTGTGGACTTTAATAGCTATGGTTCTGACTGCTTTATCTTCTTGCTCAGCATTCGTGCGGCTGGAAGGGGTCTTAATCTTCAATCCGCTGACACAGTTATCATATATGATCCTGATCCAAACCCTAAGAATGAGGAACAGGCAGTGGCTAGAGCCCACCGAATTGGACAGACAAGAGAGGTCAAAGTCATTTATATGGAAGCAGTTGTTGGCAAAATTTCTAGCCATCAGAAAGAGGATGAATTAAGAACTGGAGGTTCACTTGATCTAGAAGATGACCTTGCAGGTAAAGATCGATACATGGGATCTATTGAGAGCCTCATAAGGAATAATATTCAACAATATAAGATTGACATGGCTGATGAAGTTATCAATGCTGGACGCTTTGACCAAAGAACAACACATGAAGAGAGACGCATGACTTTGGAGACATTACTGCATGATGAAGAGCGGTATCAAGAAACAGTCCATGATGTTCCATCGCTGCAAGAGGTAAATCGCATGATTGCAAGGAGTGAAGATGAAGTTGAATTATTTGATCAAATGGATGAAGAGCTGGATTGGACTGAAGAGATGACAAGCTATGACCAGGTACCTAAATGGCTTCGGGCTAGTACAAGAGATGTGAATGCGGCAATTGCTAATTTATCAAAGAAACcttcaaaaaatatattgttTGCTAGTGGCATGGGTATGGAGACCAATGAAAtggaaactgaaagaaaaagggGGCGACCCAAGGGGAAAAAGTTTCCTAACTACAAAGAAGTTGATGATGACAATGGAGAATTTTCTGAGGCTAGTTCTGATGAGAGAAATGGATATTCTGCAAATGAAGAGGGAGATATCCCAGAATTTGAAGATGATGAATCCAGTGGTGCTGTTGAGGCACCTCCCATCAATAAGGACCAATCTGAAGATGATGGTCCTGCATGTGATGCTGGTTATGAGTATTCCCGGGCTTCAGAGAACACTAGAAATAATCAGATTGTAGAACAAGCTGGTTCTGCTGGATCTTCCTCTGATAATCGTAGAATAACAAGAATGGTGTCTCCTGTTTCTTCACAGAAGTTTGGTTCCCTGTCTGCATTAGATGCTAGACCAGGTTCTGTTAGAAAGCTG CCAGATGAATTGGAGGAAGGGGAAATTGCGGTATCTGGGGATTCTCACATGGATCACCAGCAATCTGGAAGTTGGATGCATGATCGCGATGAAGGTGAAGAGGAACAGGTTTTGCAACCTAAGATAAAACGAAAACGCAGTATTCGGGTACGGCCACGCCATACCTTAGAAAAGACAGAGGAGAAGTCTGGCATTGAGGCGCAGCGTGGAGATTCGGGTTTGTTGCCATTCCAAATGGACCATAAATATCAATCACAGTTGAGGACTGATGCTGAAATGAAAACATTTGGAGAGCCCAGTGCTTCCAGGCATGATCAGAGTGATTCCTCAAAAGGCAGGAGAAACTTTCCTTCAAGGAGAATGGCTAATACATCGAAGGTGCATGCTTCACCCAAGTCTAGCAGATTGAATATACAGTCTGCTCCTGCAGAAGATGCTGCTGAACTTTCTAGAGAGAGTTGGGATGGCAAAGTTACAACTACAAATGGAAATTCATTGTTGGGTTCTAAGATGTCAGATATAATCCACAGAAGG TGCAAAAATGTAATTAGCAAGTTCCAAAGGAGAATAGACAAGGAAGGCCAACAAATTGTTCCTCTCCTAACTGCCTTGTGGAAAAGGACTGAGAATTCTAGTTACATGAGTGGTGCTGGAAATAATCTTTTGGATTTGCGGAAGATTGAATTACGTGTTGACAGATTAGAATACAATGGAGTCATGGAGCTTGTGTTTGATGTGCAATTTATGTTGAAGGGCACAATGCAATTCTATGGGTTCTCGCATGAGGTATGGTTGCCCTTTAACAAAATCAAG GTGAGATCTGAAGCAAGGAAAGTACATGATCTCTTTTTTGACATTTTGAAGATTGCATTTCCAGACACTGATTTCCGAGAAGCTAGAAATGCACTCTCTTTCTCTAGTACCAGTTCTGCTCCATCGCCAAGACAGACAACTTTAGGACAAGGCAAGAGACACAGGGCAATTAATGAGGTAGAACCAGACAATGGCACTAATCTTAAGCAAATTCAACGAGGATCAATTCATACTGGTGATGACACGAGGGTCAAAGTCCAGTTGCCAAAGGAAATAAGGCACGGGAGTAGCCGGGAACAAGGTCATCCGGGTGATTCTCCACTGCATCCAGGGGAGTTGGTTATctgcaagaagaagaggaaagacAGGGATAAGTCAATGGTGAAGTCGAGGGCTGGATCTAGTGGCCCAGTTTCTCCCCCTAGCATGGGTCGTAATATCACGAGTCCAGTTCCAGGTTCAGTCTCTAAGGATATGAGAATAGCTAAGCAGAATTCTCCTCAGCAACGGTGGGCCAACCAGCCTCAACTGCCAAATAATGGCGGCATCAGTGGTGGCAGCGGTAATGTTGGTTGGGCAAATCCTGTAAAAAGGTTGAGGACAGATGCCGGTAAAAGGAGGCCTAGCCATTTATGA